A portion of the Wolbachia endosymbiont of Oedothorax gibbosus genome contains these proteins:
- the dnaQ gene encoding DNA polymerase III subunit epsilon: MESKLREIVLDTETTGLDIGSGHRIIEIGCVELINRIPTGKVFHRYLNPERDIPYHSFKIHGISEEFLEDKPFFSDVALEFLDFISNDILVIHNAEFDVKFLNMELSKLNAGLISSDRVLDTLPLARKKFVGSPASLNALCKRFDISLENRELHGALVDAQLLAKVYVELTGGLQTFLFDNECNQDSNSTFVQHKVRNLTPRKHSPNSEEIDEHKKLLDKINNTLWNKYIE; the protein is encoded by the coding sequence ATGGAAAGCAAGCTACGCGAAATAGTACTTGACACTGAAACAACAGGTCTTGACATTGGATCTGGTCATCGAATTATTGAAATAGGGTGTGTGGAATTAATTAACCGCATTCCAACAGGTAAAGTATTCCATCGGTACCTTAACCCAGAAAGAGATATACCTTATCACTCGTTTAAGATTCACGGTATTAGTGAAGAATTTTTAGAAGACAAACCATTCTTTTCAGATGTTGCACTTGAATTTCTAGACTTTATATCTAATGATATTTTGGTAATTCACAACGCTGAATTCGATGTTAAGTTCCTTAACATGGAGTTAAGCAAGCTGAATGCTGGGTTAATTTCCTCAGATAGAGTGCTAGATACATTACCTCTTGCGAGGAAAAAATTCGTAGGATCACCTGCTTCTTTGAATGCATTATGTAAGCGTTTTGATATATCGCTAGAGAATAGAGAATTGCACGGAGCACTAGTTGATGCTCAGTTGCTTGCAAAGGTATATGTTGAACTTACAGGAGGGTTACAAACCTTTCTGTTTGATAATGAATGCAATCAGGACAGTAACTCTACATTCGTTCAGCATAAAGTGCGTAATCTAACTCCCAGAAAACATTCACCAAATAGTGAAGAAATTGATGAACATAAGAAACTGTTAGACAAAATTAACAATACACTTTGGAATAAATATATTGAATAG
- the acnA gene encoding aconitate hydratase AcnA: MNNSLNAKTTLNIDGKSYNYFSLSSASEFLGIDVTKLPCSLKVLLENLLRNEDGVNIKLDDIRVLANCVNKHTNHEISYKPARVLMQDFTGVPAVVDLASMRSYVKKNGGDPSSINPSVPVDLVIDHSVQVDNYGSVSAFSKNVELEVKRNLERYQFLKWGESSFTNFRVVPPGTGICHQVNLEYLAQVVCNKDGVLYPDTLVGTDSHTTMVNGLSVLGWGVGGIEAESVMLGQPISMVIPEVVGFKLIGKLPEGVTATDLVLTVTNILRTKGVVGKFVEFYGNGLDYLSLADRATIANMAPEYGATCGFFPIDQKTLDYLNLTGRPEKLVTLVEAYAKEQGLWRNNDELAFFDTLELDLSSVEPVMAGPKRPQDKVFLSQVAESFSKSFSVNESKESDKLQNGSVVIAAITSCTNTSNPSVMIAAGLVARNAIKLGLKSKPWVKTSLAPGSQVVTEYLEKSGLQVDLNALGFNLVGYGCTTCIGNSGPLNSDIEDGIKNKNLTVAAVLSGNRNFEGRIHPLVKANYLASPPLVVAYALAGTVQIDLTKDSICKDKNGNDVYLKDIWPTNNEIEDCVKSVVTREMFIQKYKDVFSGDEHWQKIKCEKSEIYNWDANSTYIQNPPYFDDLSPKNNKIDIKGAQILAMFGDSITTDHISPAGNIASNSPAGIYLKGLGVEPQDFNSYGSRRGNHNVMMRGTFANIRIKNEMVSIEGGYTKYIPSQETMSIFDAAMRYKENNVPLIIVAGKEYGTGSSRDWAAKGTLLLGIKVVIAESFERIHRSNLVGMGVLPLIFQNGITRKIFDGSEVISIKGEIVPSGNLECIIKGKDNSKQSIQLKCCIQTATEMKYLISGGVLSYILAQSF, translated from the coding sequence ATGAACAATTCTTTAAATGCAAAAACGACTTTAAACATTGACGGGAAGTCATACAACTATTTTAGCCTAAGTAGTGCTAGTGAATTTTTAGGAATAGATGTGACTAAATTGCCCTGCTCACTTAAGGTTCTGCTTGAAAATTTATTGCGCAATGAAGATGGGGTGAACATAAAGCTGGATGACATAAGAGTACTAGCAAACTGCGTTAATAAACACACTAATCACGAAATTAGCTACAAGCCAGCAAGGGTGTTGATGCAAGATTTTACGGGGGTTCCTGCTGTCGTCGATTTAGCTTCTATGCGGAGTTATGTCAAGAAAAATGGAGGCGATCCAAGCAGCATAAATCCGTCTGTGCCCGTTGATCTTGTGATTGATCATTCTGTTCAAGTAGATAATTATGGAAGTGTTTCCGCATTCAGTAAAAATGTTGAACTAGAAGTAAAAAGAAATTTAGAGAGATATCAGTTTTTAAAGTGGGGAGAATCATCCTTCACAAATTTTAGAGTAGTACCGCCAGGTACTGGAATTTGCCACCAAGTGAATCTTGAGTATTTAGCGCAAGTTGTATGTAATAAGGATGGGGTTTTGTATCCTGATACTTTGGTTGGTACGGATAGCCATACTACGATGGTTAACGGGTTATCAGTCCTTGGTTGGGGTGTTGGAGGCATAGAAGCTGAGTCTGTGATGCTTGGTCAACCAATTAGTATGGTGATTCCAGAAGTAGTTGGATTTAAATTAATTGGCAAACTGCCAGAAGGAGTAACTGCAACTGATTTAGTGCTGACGGTTACCAATATCCTAAGAACAAAAGGCGTTGTTGGCAAATTCGTAGAATTTTATGGTAATGGGCTGGATTATTTATCTTTGGCAGATAGAGCAACTATAGCAAACATGGCCCCGGAGTATGGTGCAACTTGTGGATTCTTTCCAATTGATCAGAAAACTCTAGACTATTTAAACTTGACAGGAAGGCCGGAAAAGCTGGTTACGTTAGTTGAGGCTTATGCAAAAGAGCAAGGATTGTGGCGTAACAATGATGAGTTAGCATTTTTTGACACACTAGAGCTTGATTTATCAAGTGTAGAACCAGTAATGGCTGGTCCCAAAAGACCACAAGATAAGGTTTTTCTTTCACAAGTGGCAGAGTCTTTTTCTAAATCATTTTCAGTTAATGAGTCAAAGGAAAGCGATAAACTCCAAAATGGAAGTGTAGTCATTGCAGCAATAACAAGCTGCACTAATACTTCAAATCCAAGTGTGATGATTGCTGCAGGTCTTGTAGCTCGTAATGCAATTAAACTTGGATTAAAATCAAAGCCTTGGGTTAAAACTTCTCTTGCTCCAGGGTCACAAGTTGTAACAGAATATTTAGAAAAGTCTGGATTGCAGGTAGATCTAAATGCTTTGGGTTTTAATCTAGTTGGATATGGTTGCACGACTTGCATTGGGAATTCTGGTCCACTAAATAGTGATATAGAAGATGGAATTAAAAACAAAAACTTAACCGTTGCTGCAGTTTTATCTGGCAATCGTAACTTTGAAGGAAGAATTCATCCGTTAGTCAAAGCTAATTACTTGGCATCTCCGCCACTTGTTGTTGCATATGCACTTGCTGGTACTGTGCAAATTGATCTGACAAAAGATTCAATATGCAAAGATAAGAATGGAAATGATGTCTATCTCAAAGATATATGGCCAACAAACAATGAAATCGAAGATTGTGTTAAAAGTGTGGTAACACGTGAGATGTTCATACAAAAGTATAAGGATGTTTTTTCTGGTGATGAACATTGGCAAAAGATAAAGTGTGAAAAAAGTGAAATCTATAATTGGGATGCAAACAGCACCTACATACAAAATCCGCCTTATTTTGATGACTTATCACCTAAAAATAATAAAATCGATATAAAGGGTGCGCAAATATTGGCAATGTTTGGCGATAGCATAACTACTGATCATATTTCCCCTGCTGGTAATATTGCCTCAAATAGTCCTGCAGGCATATATTTAAAAGGCCTTGGAGTTGAACCACAGGACTTTAATTCGTATGGATCTCGCCGCGGTAATCACAATGTAATGATGCGTGGGACTTTTGCTAACATTAGAATAAAAAATGAAATGGTAAGCATCGAAGGTGGATATACAAAATATATTCCTTCTCAAGAAACTATGTCGATTTTTGATGCAGCAATGCGTTACAAGGAAAATAATGTACCTCTAATCATTGTTGCAGGAAAAGAATATGGCACAGGTTCAAGTAGAGATTGGGCAGCAAAGGGTACTTTATTGTTGGGAATTAAAGTTGTAATTGCAGAAAGCTTTGAGCGTATACATAGGTCCAACTTGGTCGGCATGGGTGTTCTTCCACTTATATTCCAAAATGGAATAACCAGAAAGATATTTGATGGTAGCGAGGTAATAAGCATAAAAGGTGAAATAGTGCCAAGTGGAAATCTAGAATGTATCATCAAAGGAAAGGATAATTCAAAGCAATCAATTCAACTTAAATGCTGTATACAAACTGCAACTGAGATGAAGTACTTAATAAGTGGCGGAGTGCTAAGCTATATACTTGCACAATCCTTTTGA
- a CDS encoding Tim44/TimA family putative adaptor protein, protein MIELVIYALLAAFIFSRLYNSLGRSTNLNLKKLTGVLDVSRSREDVVETIEGYIDSNDENSIRVTYEQILKKNKDFSISHFIEGSGIAFELIIKYFNQGNLSQLKPLLDKDLYDNFAEKIKHRKEVHESIIVSIVSQKILEIKLVKNAVFIAVYFLSEQINFVKNNKGDIISGSTSTINKVEDVWQFKKNVNSSDPSWLLVSINYKKTNNDKTNGK, encoded by the coding sequence ATGATAGAGCTTGTAATATATGCTTTATTAGCGGCATTCATTTTTTCACGTTTGTATAATTCTTTAGGAAGGTCAACCAATCTCAACCTAAAAAAGCTAACTGGCGTATTGGATGTAAGTCGAAGTAGAGAAGATGTAGTAGAAACCATTGAGGGTTACATTGATAGCAATGATGAAAATTCAATAAGAGTTACTTATGAACAAATATTAAAAAAAAATAAAGATTTTTCTATTTCCCACTTTATAGAAGGTTCAGGCATAGCTTTTGAATTAATAATAAAGTATTTCAATCAAGGAAATTTGTCTCAGTTAAAACCACTTCTCGATAAAGACTTATATGATAATTTTGCAGAGAAGATTAAACATCGTAAAGAGGTGCACGAGTCTATAATTGTTTCTATCGTTTCACAAAAGATTTTAGAAATAAAGCTAGTAAAAAACGCAGTGTTTATTGCAGTATATTTCCTTTCAGAGCAAATTAACTTCGTTAAGAATAATAAAGGAGATATCATATCAGGTAGTACATCCACTATTAATAAAGTTGAGGATGTATGGCAATTCAAAAAAAATGTTAATTCATCAGACCCAAGCTGGTTGCTTGTTTCTATTAACTATAAGAAGACAAATAATGATAAGACAAATGGCAAGTAA
- the gyrB gene encoding DNA topoisomerase (ATP-hydrolyzing) subunit B produces MENSYNADAIKILRGLDAVRKRPGMYIGDTDDGSGLHHMVYEVVDNAIDESLAGYCDKIEVSINKDGSVSVTDNGRGIPTDIHEEEGISAAEVIMTQLHAGGKFDSNTYKVSGGLHGVGISVVNALSSWLELTIWRNKKEHFIRFEDGESIEPLKVVNENTNKRGTKVTFMPSTETFNGINFSYSTLESRIRELAFLNSNIDITLRDLRNEPYTESHFNQSNQSKDNFGTANFVRYLDKNKTHVTKIASMKGDAEDLGISLEISMEWNDSYYENMLCFTNNIRQRDGGTHLAGFRSALTRCINNYATNEGFLKKAKVNLTGEDVREGLTCVLSLKMPDPKFSSQTKDKLVSSEARAVVESIVSDKLSTILETDPKLAASIVERAIRSAKGREAARKARELVKSKNNIDIATLPGKLADCQEKAPELSELFIVEGNSAGGTAKQGRNRKTQAVLALRGKILNVERVSLDRIFSSAEIGSLITAIGAGIGSEHFDIEKARYHKIIIMTDADVDGSHIRTLILTFFFRHMREVIEKGYLYIAQPPLYKVTKNAKDTYIKDDETFEEYIINSAVKRLTLSGAATEFNDLRLILNKCVSISNISKNYDREIPQNLLESLLILSKKNALSSADEILKYLKLMYSEYTWEVEIKDEEKEIHISKLFQGLADKYIFALSMLEGKDMQNILSLLDGISNLFNGDSFLKSQETEIRITSPSTLAKIIMDYGKKGLTLQRFKGLGEMNADQLWDTTLNPEARTLLKVEIKDCEEADSIFSILMGDIVEPRRDFINSNALNVHDVDI; encoded by the coding sequence ATGGAAAATAGTTATAATGCCGATGCAATAAAAATCTTAAGGGGTCTTGATGCTGTAAGGAAACGTCCAGGTATGTACATTGGTGATACTGATGATGGATCTGGCTTACACCACATGGTATATGAGGTTGTTGACAACGCAATAGATGAATCTTTAGCTGGATATTGTGATAAAATTGAAGTTAGCATAAATAAAGATGGTTCGGTATCTGTAACTGATAACGGTCGTGGCATTCCAACTGACATTCATGAAGAAGAAGGAATATCAGCAGCAGAGGTAATAATGACTCAACTCCATGCTGGTGGTAAATTTGACAGTAATACCTATAAAGTTTCTGGGGGATTACATGGTGTTGGAATCTCAGTTGTGAATGCATTATCAAGCTGGTTGGAATTAACTATTTGGCGCAATAAGAAAGAACACTTTATACGTTTTGAAGATGGTGAGTCTATTGAACCTTTAAAGGTAGTCAACGAAAATACAAACAAAAGAGGAACTAAAGTCACGTTCATGCCATCAACAGAGACTTTTAATGGCATTAATTTCAGTTACTCAACGCTTGAAAGTCGTATAAGAGAATTAGCATTTTTAAATTCAAATATCGACATTACTTTACGTGATCTGCGCAATGAGCCATATACAGAATCTCATTTCAATCAGAGCAACCAATCTAAAGACAATTTTGGTACAGCGAATTTTGTGCGGTACTTAGATAAGAATAAGACACATGTAACTAAAATTGCCAGTATGAAAGGAGATGCAGAAGATCTTGGCATCAGCTTGGAAATATCGATGGAATGGAATGATTCCTACTATGAGAATATGTTGTGTTTCACTAATAATATACGGCAACGAGATGGTGGTACGCATTTGGCAGGATTTAGATCTGCACTAACTAGATGTATCAATAACTATGCAACTAATGAAGGGTTTTTAAAGAAAGCAAAAGTAAATTTAACTGGAGAGGACGTTAGAGAAGGTTTAACTTGTGTTTTATCTCTCAAGATGCCTGATCCTAAGTTTTCTTCACAAACAAAAGATAAACTAGTTAGTTCTGAAGCACGTGCAGTGGTAGAAAGTATAGTTTCTGATAAATTGAGCACAATCCTTGAAACTGATCCCAAATTGGCAGCAAGTATAGTAGAAAGAGCAATCAGATCAGCAAAAGGAAGAGAAGCCGCAAGAAAAGCACGAGAGTTAGTTAAAAGCAAAAACAATATTGATATTGCAACTCTGCCAGGAAAGCTTGCTGATTGTCAGGAAAAAGCTCCTGAGTTATCGGAATTATTTATAGTAGAGGGTAATTCAGCAGGTGGTACTGCAAAGCAGGGGCGTAATCGTAAAACACAGGCAGTGCTTGCCTTAAGAGGAAAAATTCTAAACGTAGAACGTGTAAGTTTAGATCGTATTTTTTCATCTGCAGAAATAGGCTCTTTAATTACTGCAATTGGTGCTGGAATAGGGAGTGAACACTTCGATATTGAAAAAGCTAGATATCATAAAATTATCATCATGACAGATGCAGATGTTGATGGTTCACATATCAGAACTTTGATTCTAACTTTCTTTTTTAGACATATGCGTGAAGTTATTGAAAAAGGTTACTTATACATAGCACAGCCACCCCTCTATAAAGTTACAAAGAATGCTAAAGACACTTATATTAAAGATGACGAAACTTTTGAAGAGTATATAATAAACTCAGCAGTTAAAAGATTAACACTAAGTGGTGCAGCTACAGAATTTAACGACTTGCGCCTTATTTTGAATAAATGCGTTAGCATTTCTAATATTAGCAAAAATTATGATAGAGAAATACCACAAAATCTCTTAGAGTCATTGCTAATTTTAAGCAAAAAGAATGCTCTATCATCGGCTGATGAGATATTAAAGTATTTAAAATTAATGTACAGCGAATATACTTGGGAAGTAGAAATAAAAGATGAAGAAAAAGAAATTCACATCTCTAAATTATTTCAAGGATTGGCAGACAAATATATATTTGCACTTAGTATGCTTGAAGGCAAAGATATGCAAAACATATTAAGTTTGCTTGATGGTATAAGTAATTTATTTAATGGTGATTCATTTTTAAAGTCACAAGAAACTGAAATAAGAATCACTTCTCCAAGTACGCTTGCAAAAATAATAATGGACTATGGTAAAAAGGGTTTAACTTTGCAGAGATTTAAAGGTCTTGGTGAAATGAATGCTGATCAGCTATGGGATACTACGTTAAATCCTGAGGCTAGAACTTTACTGAAGGTTGAAATAAAAGATTGTGAAGAAGCTGATTCCATATTTTCAATACTAATGGGTGATATAGTTGAACCACGCCGTGACTTTATCAACAGCAATGCACTCAATGTGCATGATGTTGATATTTAA
- the secB gene encoding protein-export chaperone SecB has translation MPQQKMRIHGQYVKDLSFENPNSPFLSSNKAPDINVMVNINSAKLEGMENKEGVNEEKSFHEITLHIEVRATVKDEGIKDGVAFICETKYCGIFSIENLKELSEEEVRQALFIGGPTFLFPFAREIIARVTSSGGFPPLMLDPIDFETMYEQQGQQQKSNGSNSNFN, from the coding sequence ATGCCACAACAAAAAATGAGAATTCACGGTCAATATGTTAAAGATCTATCGTTTGAGAATCCGAATTCGCCATTCCTTTCTTCAAATAAAGCTCCCGATATTAATGTAATGGTTAATATCAATTCAGCGAAATTAGAAGGAATGGAAAACAAAGAAGGAGTAAATGAAGAAAAATCTTTCCATGAAATTACTTTACATATAGAAGTCAGAGCAACAGTAAAAGATGAAGGCATAAAAGATGGCGTAGCTTTCATTTGTGAAACGAAATATTGTGGTATTTTTTCAATAGAAAATTTAAAAGAGTTGAGTGAGGAAGAGGTAAGACAAGCTTTGTTTATTGGTGGACCTACTTTTCTTTTCCCTTTTGCAAGAGAAATAATTGCAAGAGTTACAAGTAGTGGTGGATTTCCCCCATTAATGCTAGATCCTATAGATTTTGAAACTATGTATGAGCAGCAAGGTCAACAACAAAAAAGTAACGGTAGTAATTCCAATTTTAACTAA
- a CDS encoding SCO family protein has product MVRFIRFSSNVLAALAVVFLGYCYFTKKGIFAPHNAEVKIGGDFSLINQDGQILRSSDFKDKYMMIFFGFSSCKRICPMNLGIISETLAKLDEKTNNKLQTFFITVDPERDSTERLKEFQQQFDHRIQMLTGEREKIDEVVAKYKVYASKVDGEEEINHSSIIYLIGPGGRYVTHFAADLNSDESQSDKILAEIRKYVN; this is encoded by the coding sequence ATGGTAAGGTTTATAAGATTTTCATCTAATGTGCTAGCAGCATTAGCAGTTGTTTTTTTAGGTTATTGTTATTTTACTAAAAAGGGCATATTTGCCCCACACAACGCAGAAGTTAAGATAGGCGGAGATTTTTCTTTAATTAATCAGGACGGACAGATCCTGCGCAGTAGTGATTTTAAAGATAAATACATGATGATTTTCTTTGGGTTTTCCTCATGCAAAAGAATTTGCCCTATGAACCTTGGGATAATTTCAGAAACACTTGCAAAGTTAGATGAGAAAACTAACAACAAGCTACAAACATTTTTTATCACAGTTGATCCTGAGCGCGATAGCACGGAAAGACTTAAAGAATTTCAGCAGCAATTTGACCACAGAATACAAATGTTAACTGGTGAAAGAGAAAAAATAGACGAAGTAGTTGCAAAATATAAAGTATATGCAAGCAAAGTAGACGGAGAAGAAGAAATCAACCATTCTTCGATAATATATCTTATTGGCCCTGGAGGAAGATATGTTACACACTTTGCAGCTGATTTAAATTCAGACGAAAGTCAATCTGATAAGATTTTGGCTGAGATAAGAAAATACGTAAACTGA
- the gatA gene encoding Asp-tRNA(Asn)/Glu-tRNA(Gln) amidotransferase subunit GatA has protein sequence MNELRKLSITQMHDGLKKRNFSAVELIEAHIDAVEHEELNAFITKTPEIAMKAAKAADEHFSRQKDDLISPLMGIPVGIKDLFCTKGIKTTACSKMLENFVPTYESTISDLLLKSGAAMLGKLNMDEFAMGSANTNSYFGPVENVWIRKSDGEKVVPGGSSGGSAASVAGFLCAGALGSDTGGSVRQPAAYCGVVGIKPTYGRCSRFGMIAFASSLDQAGVITRSVSDSALMLEAICGYDKKDSTSSERPVPKFSSFIDGDIKGKRIGIPKEYRMDGISEEIVHNWEKVAFYLKENGAEVVDVTLPHTKYAIPVYYLICSAETSSNLARYDGVRYGFRVDADTLEEMYSLTRAEGFGKEVKRRILIGAYALSSGHYNEYYEKAQCIRALIRNDFIKAFEKIDYILVPSAPTEAFGLNEKPDPLIMCINDVFTVPASLAGLPAISVPVGLSNEGLPLALQVIGNYYDEAGILNVASVIEQNCGRTISTDFHPKGCHSSA, from the coding sequence ATGAATGAATTAAGAAAGTTAAGCATTACACAAATGCATGATGGGCTTAAAAAGAGGAATTTTTCTGCTGTTGAGCTTATAGAAGCACACATCGATGCAGTTGAACATGAAGAGTTAAATGCATTTATAACAAAAACCCCAGAGATAGCAATGAAAGCTGCTAAAGCTGCAGATGAACATTTCTCTAGGCAAAAGGATGATTTAATCTCGCCGCTCATGGGTATACCAGTTGGTATCAAAGATCTATTCTGTACAAAAGGAATAAAAACAACAGCATGCTCAAAAATGCTGGAAAATTTTGTTCCGACTTATGAATCTACAATATCTGACTTGCTTTTAAAAAGTGGAGCAGCCATGCTCGGTAAGCTTAATATGGATGAATTTGCTATGGGTTCTGCGAACACAAACAGCTATTTTGGCCCTGTTGAAAATGTGTGGATTAGAAAAAGTGATGGGGAAAAAGTTGTTCCTGGTGGATCATCTGGTGGATCTGCAGCATCGGTTGCTGGATTTTTATGTGCTGGAGCACTAGGGAGTGACACCGGTGGATCTGTACGCCAACCAGCAGCTTATTGTGGAGTAGTTGGAATAAAGCCAACTTATGGAAGATGCTCGCGTTTTGGTATGATTGCATTTGCAAGTTCTCTGGATCAAGCGGGAGTAATTACCCGTTCTGTCTCTGATTCAGCATTAATGCTGGAAGCAATCTGTGGCTATGATAAAAAAGATTCAACATCGAGCGAAAGACCAGTGCCTAAGTTTTCTAGCTTTATAGATGGTGATATTAAGGGTAAGCGTATTGGTATACCAAAAGAATATAGGATGGATGGAATTTCAGAGGAAATAGTCCATAATTGGGAGAAAGTTGCTTTCTATCTAAAAGAAAACGGTGCTGAAGTTGTTGACGTTACTCTGCCACATACTAAATATGCAATACCAGTCTATTATTTAATCTGTTCTGCTGAAACTTCATCCAATCTTGCTCGTTATGACGGTGTGCGTTATGGGTTCAGGGTTGATGCTGATACCCTTGAAGAAATGTATTCACTAACAAGAGCAGAAGGTTTCGGTAAAGAGGTGAAAAGAAGAATTTTAATTGGCGCTTATGCGCTTTCCTCAGGTCATTACAATGAATATTATGAAAAAGCACAGTGTATCAGGGCATTAATCAGAAATGATTTTATAAAAGCGTTTGAAAAAATAGATTACATACTTGTGCCGTCTGCTCCAACAGAAGCTTTCGGCTTAAATGAAAAGCCAGATCCACTAATTATGTGCATCAATGATGTGTTTACCGTGCCGGCAAGTCTGGCAGGATTGCCTGCGATTTCTGTTCCTGTGGGACTCTCCAATGAGGGGTTACCACTTGCCTTGCAAGTAATTGGAAATTATTACGACGAAGCTGGAATATTAAATGTGGCAAGTGTGATAGAGCAAAATTGCGGCAGAACAATTAGCACTGATTTCCATCCAAAAGGGTGTCATTCCAGCGCGTGA